A window of the Oryza brachyantha chromosome 5, ObraRS2, whole genome shotgun sequence genome harbors these coding sequences:
- the LOC102718652 gene encoding probable LRR receptor-like serine/threonine-protein kinase At1g56130, which produces MQRRSITAGAFAHVVLVRLLLLCCSWRIAAAAPRTDPLEAGALNAILGRWGKTASPEWNVSGELCSGVAADLSNWDNYPNLNPFIKCDCHYNNGTLCHITKLRVIKLDVVGPIPSELQNLTYLEDLNLGYNYLTGPMPSFIGKFTFMKYLAMPFNPLSGPLPKELGNLTNLLSLGISYCNFTGELPEELGNMTNLKQLYIDGSGFSGPFPSTFFKLKNLNILRASDNEFTGKIPDYLGIMPTLEDMAFQGNSFEGPIPASFSNLTKLKNLRIGDITNGSSSLAFISNMTSLGNLILRNCRISDNIGPIDFSKFTTLILLDLSFNNITGQVPQSILNLGMLEFLFLGNNSLTGRLPVVISPSLKTIDLSYNLLTGSFPPWTTKNNLQLNLVANNFVLGSTNNSILPLGLNCLQQDTPCFRGSPEYYSFAIDCGSNRSTRGSDDTIYEADPTILGAGSYFVTGQKRWGVSNVGKFDQATNGMDIIYSSEHFQNTVDSKLFETARMSASSLRYYGLGLENGNYTVLLQFAEFAFPDSQGWQSLGKRIFDIYVQGALKEKDFDIKKIAGGKSFTVVNRSYTATVSKNFLEIHLFWAGKGTCCVPTQGYYGPMISALSVTPQFTPTVRNGVPKRGNKAGIISGVLIGSLVFGLAALFGIFILVKKRRAMAQQREELYNLVGRPDVFSNAELKLATDNFSSKNILGEGGYGPVYKGKLPDGRVIAVKQLSQSSHQGKSQFITEVTTISSVQHRNLVKLHGFCIDNNTPLLVYEYLENGSLDQALFGNSNSKLDWATRFEIILGIARGLTYLHEESNVRIVHRDIKASNVLLDKDLTPKISDFGLAKLYDEKQTHVSTRIAGTFGYLAPEYAMRGRLTEKADVFAFGVVMLETLAGRANTNNSLEENKIYLSEWAWALYEKEQPLGIVDPSLQEYDRDEAFRVIRVALLCTQGSPHQRPAMSKVVAMLTGEAEVAEVVTKPSYITEWQLRDMNRNYDTASYSGSTTHEFSSQNEIEPLT; this is translated from the exons ATGCAGCGGAGGAGCATCACCGCCGGCGCCTTCGCCCATGTCGTGCTCGTGCGGCTGCTTCTGCTGTGCTGCTCGTGGCGGATTGCAGCCGCGGCGCCAAGAACCGATCCGCTCGAAG CGGGGGCCTTGAACGCGATCCTGGGGAGATGGGGCAAgacggcgtcgccggagtGGAACGTCAGCGGCGAGCTCTGcagcggcgtcgccgccgacctctCCAACTGGGACAACTACCCCAACCTCAACCCTTTCATCAAGTGCGACTGCCACTACAACAACGGGACCCTCTGCCACATCACCAAGCT GAGGGTAATTAAGTTGGACGTTGTTGGTCCAATACCTTCGGAGCTGCAGAATCTCACCTATCTAGAGGACCT GAACCTGGGTTATAATTACTTGACTGGTCCCATGCCATCATTCATTGGAAAATTCACTTTCATGAAATATCT GGCCATGCCTTTCAATCCACTATCTGGACCACTTCCGAAGGAACTTGGCAACTTGACCAATCTTTTGTCCTT GGGTATTAGCTATTGTAATTTTACTGGTGAACTTCCTGAAGAACTTGGCAACATGACTAATCTTAAGCAGTT GTACATTGATGGTTCAGGATTCAGCGGTCCATTCCCTTCAACGTTCTTTAAACTTAAGAACCTAAACATCTT GAGGGCATCAGACAATGAATTCACTGGGAAAATACCAGATTATCTGGGGATCATGCCTACATTGGAAGATAT GGCTTTCCAAGGTAACTCTTTTGAAGGACCGATCCCAGCAAGTTTCTCCAATCtaaccaaattaaaaaactt GAGGATTGGTGATATTACAAATGGAAGCTCATCATTGGCGTTTATCAGTAATATGACATCTTTGGGGAACCT AATATTAAGGAACTGCAGGATATCTGATAATATTGGACCAATAGATTTTTCAAAGTTTACAACATTAATCTTGCT GGACTTGAGCTTTAATAATATCACAGGTCAAGTTCCTCAATCTATCCTGAATCTAGGAATGCTTGAATTTCT GTTTCTTGGGAACAATAGCCTTACAGGAAGGTTGCCAGTTGTTATAAGCCCTTCATTAAAAACAAT AGATTTATCCTACAACCTGCTCACTGGAAGCTTTCCTCCTTGGACTACTAAGAACAACTTGCAATT GAATTTGGTCGCAAACAACTTTGTTCTTGGTAGCACCAACAACAG TATTCTACCTTTAGGATTAAACTGCCTCCAGCAAGACACTCCATGTTTCCGTGGATCTCCAGAGT ATTATTCCTTTGCCATTGACTGTGGTAGTAATAGATCTACTAGAGGCTCAGATGATACTATTTACGAAGCAGATCCTACAATCCTTGGGGCTGGATCATATTTTGTTACTGGTCAAAAAAGGTGGGGTGTCAGCAATGTAGGAAAATTCGACCAGGCCACAAATGGAATGGACATAATATATAGCTCAGAGCATTTTCAGAATACAGTCgattcaaaattatttgaaacTGCACGAATGTCAGCATCATCTCTGAGATATTATGGCCTTGGACTTGAGAATGGAAATTACACTGTTCTGCTTCAATTTGCAGAGTttgcttttccagattctcaagGTTGGCAAAGCTTAGGCAAGAGAATTTTCGACATATATGTCCAG GGTGCCCTGAAAGAAAAGGATTTCGATATAAAGAAGATTGCAGGTGGAAAATCTTTTACTGTAGTCAATAGGAGTTACACAGCAACTGTGTCAAAAAACTTTCTTGAGATCCATCTCTTTTGGGCTGGAAAGGGCACTTGTTGCGTACCTACTCAAGGTTACTATGGGCCAATGATCTCAGCATTAAGCGTCACTCCTC AATTTACTCCAACTGTGCGAAATGGTGTGCCCAAAAGAGGAAACAAAGCAGGCATAATTTCTGGAGTGCTTATTGGTTCATTAGTTTTCGGATTAGCAGCTTTATTTggaatatttatattggtAAAGAAGCGGAGAGCAATGGCACAGCAGAGAGaag AATTGTACAACCTAGTTGGACGGCCTGATGTTTTTAGCAATGCTGAACTCAAGCTAGCTACAGACAATTTCAGTTCCAAAAACATTCTTGGGGAAGGTGGATATGGGCCAGTGTATAAG GGTAAGCTACCTGATGGAAGAGTTATAGCTGTGAAACAGCTTTCCCAATCATCCCATCAGGGGAAAAGCCAATTTATAACCGAGGTTACAACAATTTCTTCTGTGCAACACCGGAATCTTGTGAAATTGCATGGCTTCTGCATAGACAACAACACACCCTTGCTAGTTTATGAGTACCTTGAAAATGGAAGCCTAGATCAAGCACTCTTCG GAAACAGCAACTCAAAACTGGACTGGGCAACCCGCTTTGAGATTATTTTAGGCATTGCAAGAGGCCTCACTTATCTCCACGAGGAGTCAAATGTGCGCATCGTGCATAGGGACATCAAAGCCAGCAATGTCCTACTTGACAAGGATCTCACCCCAAAGATCTCTGACTTTGGGCTGGCCAAACTCTACGATGAGAAGCAAACTCATGTGAGCACCAGAATTGCAGGCACATT TGGCTATCTGGCTCCGGAATATGCTATGCGAGGTCGTTTGACAGAAAAGGCTGATGTTTTTGCATTCGGGGTGGTCATGTTGGAGACCCTCGCTGGTCGAGCGAATACCAACAACTCCCTtgaggaaaacaaaatatatctctCTGAGTGG GCCTGGGCCCTGTATGAGAAAGAACAACCTCTTGGAATTGTTGACCCAAGTCTCCAGGAATATGACAGGGATGAAGCTTTCAGAGTCATACGCGTTGCGCTGCTCTGCACACAGGGCTCGCCGCACCAGCGACCAGCAATGTCGAAGGTCGTGGCGATGCTCACCGGAGAAGCTGAGGTAGCCGAGGTGGTGACGAAGCCGAGCTACATCACTGAGTGGCAGCTGAGGGATATGAACAGAAACTATGACACGGCCAGCTACTCAGGATCCACTACCCATGAGTTCAGCAGCCAGAACGAGATTGAACCACTCACCTAG